From one Actinomycetota bacterium genomic stretch:
- a CDS encoding RNA methyltransferase, giving the protein MSTRRPGRRARTPDGEGPVLVYGRNPVRELIRADRRPVSEVWALEQAAGDPVLQGVSVRVKSRDALARLAGTGDHQGMVAITEDYPYADPQSVLEGSGPIMVLDEVQDPRNLGAVARVADAAGFAGLVIPTRGSPGITAVACKASAGAVEHLHIARVGSIVAFINDLAGSGRWAAGADADAGTDYRELAWDPSAAIVLGAEGAGLRPRVREVCGRLVRIPMRGSVGSLNLSTAAAVLAFQAVAGDGFGSRG; this is encoded by the coding sequence ATGAGCACGCGGCGCCCGGGCCGGCGCGCGCGCACGCCCGACGGCGAGGGCCCCGTGCTGGTGTACGGCCGCAACCCCGTGCGCGAGCTCATCCGCGCTGATCGCAGGCCCGTGAGCGAGGTATGGGCGCTGGAGCAGGCCGCCGGCGACCCTGTGCTGCAGGGCGTGAGCGTGCGGGTGAAGAGCCGCGACGCTTTGGCGCGCCTCGCGGGCACCGGCGACCACCAGGGCATGGTGGCCATCACCGAGGACTACCCCTACGCCGACCCTCAATCAGTGCTTGAGGGTTCTGGCCCCATCATGGTGCTCGACGAGGTGCAGGACCCCCGCAACCTCGGGGCGGTGGCCCGCGTGGCCGACGCCGCGGGCTTCGCGGGGCTGGTCATCCCCACGCGCGGGAGCCCGGGAATCACCGCGGTGGCCTGCAAGGCATCGGCCGGCGCGGTGGAGCACCTGCATATCGCCCGGGTGGGCTCGATCGTCGCATTCATCAACGATCTGGCGGGTTCCGGGCGCTGGGCGGCGGGGGCCGATGCCGATGCCGGCACCGACTACCGCGAGCTCGCATGGGACCCCTCCGCGGCCATCGTCCTGGGTGCCGAGGGCGCGGGGCTCCGCCCACGGGTGCGCGAGGTGTGCGGCCGCCTGGTGCGCATTCCCATGCGGGGGAGCGTGGGGTCCCTGAACCTGTCTACGGCCGCTGCGGTGCTGGCATTCCAGGCCGTGGCGGGGGACGGATTTGGCTCCAGAGGTTGA
- the greA gene encoding transcription elongation factor GreA, producing MEREVILTQEGYDKLQEEIEYLTSHKRREVADRIKTAREFGDISENSEYDDAKNEQAHVESRITQLEHQLRNARIVDSHDVDTGVVSIGTRVTVRTTADKKTRAFALVGSAEADPLQDRLSNESPLGKALLGRKKGEKVKVSTPRGQVEYQVVKIEAGD from the coding sequence GTGGAGCGCGAGGTCATCCTCACCCAAGAGGGATACGACAAGCTCCAGGAGGAGATCGAGTACCTCACGTCGCACAAGCGCCGCGAGGTCGCCGATCGCATCAAGACCGCCCGTGAGTTCGGGGACATCTCCGAGAACTCCGAGTATGACGACGCCAAGAACGAGCAGGCGCACGTGGAGTCGCGAATCACGCAGCTCGAGCATCAGCTGCGCAACGCACGCATCGTGGACAGCCACGACGTGGATACCGGCGTGGTCTCGATCGGCACCAGGGTGACCGTGCGCACCACGGCCGACAAGAAGACCAGGGCGTTCGCTCTGGTGGGATCCGCCGAGGCCGACCCGCTGCAGGACCGGCTCTCGAACGAGAGCCCGCTCGGCAAGGCCCTGCTCGGGCGCAAGAAGGGCGAGAAGGTCAAGGTCTCGACCCCGCGCGGCCAGGTGGAGTACCAGGTCGTGAAGATCGAGGCCGGCGACTGA
- a CDS encoding 2-C-methyl-D-erythritol 2,4-cyclodiphosphate synthase, whose product MRVGLGVDAHRLEPGVPLVLGLIAFEHPTGLAGHSDGDVVAHAVCDALLAASGGPDIGVLFPSGADEWKGVTGAAMITHVLEWMAGEGAEPVNVHAVIVCESPRIGPHRDAMQEALTRALGAPVSVHATTTDQMGFTGRGEGISCQAVALVEMGG is encoded by the coding sequence ATGAGGGTGGGACTCGGCGTGGACGCGCACCGGCTGGAGCCGGGCGTGCCCTTGGTGCTGGGGCTCATCGCCTTCGAGCACCCCACGGGCCTCGCGGGCCACTCCGATGGCGACGTGGTGGCGCACGCGGTGTGCGACGCCCTGCTCGCGGCATCGGGTGGCCCCGACATCGGCGTGCTGTTCCCATCCGGGGCGGATGAATGGAAGGGCGTCACCGGCGCCGCCATGATCACCCATGTGCTCGAGTGGATGGCGGGGGAGGGCGCCGAGCCGGTCAACGTGCACGCGGTGATCGTGTGCGAGAGCCCGCGCATCGGCCCGCACCGCGATGCCATGCAGGAGGCCCTCACGCGCGCGTTGGGCGCGCCGGTGTCGGTGCACGCCACCACCACCGACCAGATGGGCTTCACCGGCCGCGGCGAGGGGATCTCGTGCCAGGCCGTGGCGCTGGTCGAGATGGGCGGGTGA
- a CDS encoding PIN domain nuclease has translation MTTSTDRERSAEAAPPGASAPRTGLPYPGPEPRGRRGIVALVTQAVLMLLGALGAYQISRSVDLGAALGEPWHYLAYVGVIALGALVGWGVGGLVARWLPSRMRAIDRAADRRSAGELIVGALGLVVGLVAAALAGVAVARLPVVGPYLLLPVVLLVAYVFTRIAARKHADILRLVGIRSRSASSVAPRLIDSSAIIDGRIIDVMDARFMPGQIIIPTFVLEELQHLADSVDPEKRQRGRRGLDLVERIRAVGEQRVQIRAGEVAGEGVDAKLVNLARDMHACIVTTDYGLNKVARIQGIEVLNINELAIALKPVALPGETLSVRVIREGREYDQGVGYLEDGTMVVVEGGRALVGGEVADVEVTSAIQNPSGKMIFARIPATGR, from the coding sequence ATGACGACGTCAACCGACAGGGAACGGTCCGCCGAGGCGGCCCCGCCCGGGGCCAGCGCCCCGCGCACCGGCCTGCCCTACCCCGGCCCCGAGCCGCGCGGGCGGCGCGGCATCGTCGCGCTCGTCACCCAGGCCGTGCTGATGCTGCTCGGGGCCCTGGGCGCCTACCAGATCAGCCGCAGCGTGGATCTCGGCGCCGCCCTCGGCGAACCCTGGCACTACCTCGCGTACGTCGGCGTGATCGCGCTGGGCGCGCTCGTCGGCTGGGGCGTGGGCGGCCTGGTCGCGCGCTGGCTGCCCTCGCGCATGCGTGCCATCGATCGCGCGGCCGACAGGCGATCGGCCGGCGAGCTGATCGTGGGCGCCCTGGGCCTGGTGGTGGGCCTGGTGGCCGCAGCGCTGGCCGGGGTGGCCGTGGCCCGCCTCCCCGTGGTGGGCCCGTACCTGCTGCTTCCCGTGGTGCTGCTCGTGGCCTACGTCTTCACGCGCATCGCCGCGCGAAAGCACGCGGACATCCTGCGCTTGGTGGGCATCCGCTCGCGCAGCGCGTCGTCCGTGGCGCCGCGCCTCATTGACTCCAGCGCCATCATCGACGGCCGCATCATCGACGTGATGGACGCCCGATTCATGCCCGGCCAGATCATCATCCCGACCTTCGTGCTCGAGGAACTCCAGCACCTCGCCGACTCGGTCGACCCCGAGAAGCGCCAGCGCGGGCGCCGCGGGCTCGACCTCGTGGAGCGCATCCGCGCGGTGGGCGAGCAGCGCGTGCAGATCCGCGCCGGCGAGGTGGCGGGAGAGGGCGTGGATGCCAAGCTCGTGAACCTGGCTCGCGACATGCACGCATGCATCGTCACCACCGACTACGGGCTCAACAAGGTCGCGCGCATCCAGGGCATCGAGGTGCTCAACATCAACGAGCTGGCCATCGCGCTCAAGCCCGTGGCGCTGCCGGGCGAGACCCTCAGCGTGCGCGTCATCCGCGAGGGCCGCGAGTATGACCAGGGCGTGGGCTACCTCGAGGACGGCACCATGGTGGTGGTGGAGGGCGGCCGCGCGCTGGTGGGCGGCGAGGTTGCCGACGTCGAGGTGACCAGCGCCATCCAGAACCCGTCAGGGAAGATGATCTTCGCGCGCATCCCGGCCACCGGACGGTGA
- the lysS gene encoding lysine--tRNA ligase, which translates to MSTPDDVAAEEADGGIDRLIADRRQKAEDLRAAGINPYPARFIGRIPVVEARDIGDLLGAGDEAAGQVAVAGRLVARRGQGKTVFADIEDRTGAIQVWATLDRVGEQGLGLLAEAHVGDIIGVRGSVVRTRRGEVSVAADAVEMLAKSLRPPPDRHAGLKDPETRYRQRYLDLMASDEVRAQFVTRARSIAGVRRFLDDRGFIEVETPVLQPIYGGAAARPFTTHHNELDRDLYLRIATELYLKRCLVGGLEKVYEIGKDFRNEGVSFKHNPEFTMLETYEAYVGYEEVAAMLEEMVAAVAVQATGGTVIPWKGGEIDLTPPWRRVRLTDALEEATGIDVLAHPDAADLRARMRAAGMDAPDTAPWGRLVDGILTQALEPQLAQPTILLDYPLELSPFAKRREDDPRLVERFEAFCGGMEIANAFSELNDPDDQRERFAMLQADREAGDDEAQPADEDFLTALEHGMPPTGGLGLGLDRLVMLLTDRQSIREVILFPAMRT; encoded by the coding sequence CTGAGCACGCCCGATGACGTCGCGGCCGAGGAGGCCGACGGCGGAATCGATCGCCTGATCGCCGACCGCCGCCAGAAGGCGGAGGACCTCCGGGCTGCCGGGATAAACCCATACCCGGCGCGGTTCATCGGCCGCATTCCCGTGGTCGAGGCCCGGGACATCGGCGATCTGCTCGGGGCCGGAGACGAGGCCGCGGGCCAGGTGGCCGTGGCCGGACGCCTGGTGGCCCGGCGCGGCCAAGGCAAGACCGTCTTCGCCGACATCGAGGACCGCACCGGGGCCATCCAGGTATGGGCCACGCTCGACCGCGTGGGCGAGCAGGGGCTCGGCCTGCTGGCCGAGGCCCACGTGGGCGACATCATCGGCGTACGCGGCAGCGTGGTGCGCACGCGGCGCGGCGAGGTGTCGGTGGCCGCTGACGCCGTGGAGATGCTCGCCAAGTCGCTGCGCCCGCCGCCCGACCGCCACGCGGGCCTGAAGGACCCCGAGACCCGCTATCGCCAGCGCTACCTCGACCTCATGGCGTCCGACGAGGTGCGCGCGCAGTTCGTCACCCGGGCGCGCTCCATTGCGGGCGTGCGCAGGTTCCTCGACGACCGTGGCTTCATCGAGGTGGAGACCCCCGTGCTGCAGCCCATCTATGGCGGGGCGGCCGCGCGGCCCTTCACCACGCACCACAATGAGCTTGATCGCGACCTCTACCTGCGCATCGCCACCGAGCTCTACCTCAAGCGCTGCCTCGTGGGCGGGCTCGAGAAGGTGTACGAGATCGGCAAGGACTTCCGCAACGAGGGCGTGTCGTTCAAGCACAACCCCGAGTTCACGATGCTCGAGACCTACGAGGCCTACGTCGGCTATGAGGAGGTCGCGGCCATGCTCGAGGAGATGGTGGCCGCCGTCGCCGTGCAGGCCACGGGCGGCACGGTGATCCCCTGGAAGGGCGGCGAGATCGACCTCACGCCGCCGTGGCGCCGCGTACGCCTGACCGACGCCCTCGAGGAGGCCACCGGCATCGACGTGCTGGCGCACCCCGACGCGGCCGATCTTCGGGCCCGCATGCGCGCCGCGGGCATGGATGCCCCCGACACCGCGCCCTGGGGCAGGCTGGTGGACGGCATCCTCACCCAGGCGCTGGAGCCCCAGCTGGCGCAGCCCACGATCCTTCTGGACTACCCGCTCGAGCTCTCGCCCTTCGCCAAGCGGCGCGAGGACGACCCGCGCCTGGTGGAGCGCTTCGAGGCCTTCTGCGGCGGCATGGAGATCGCCAACGCGTTCTCGGAGCTCAACGATCCCGATGACCAGCGCGAGCGATTCGCCATGCTGCAGGCCGATCGCGAGGCCGGGGACGACGAGGCGCAGCCCGCCGACGAGGACTTCCTCACGGCACTCGAGCACGGCATGCCGCCCACCGGGGGCCTCGGGCTGGGCCTTGACAGGCTCGTGATGCTGCTGACCGACCGGCAGTCGATCCGCGAGGTCATTCTGTTCCCCGCGATGCGCACGTAG
- the ispD gene encoding 2-C-methyl-D-erythritol 4-phosphate cytidylyltransferase → MRTAAVIVAAGSGDRLGAGVPKAVVPVAGLPLVAWSARAFHEAPEVECIVIACPPGGEDDMAEAVAGHADVHAIVPGGNRRQRSVAAALAVVPDDVEAILVHDAARPLITPALVSRLVARLRSAPAVIAAAPVADTLKRGGKSGTVEATVDRAGLWGAQTPQAFRADTLRWVFADADDAELGSATDCAGMAERRDVQVLLHDPGTPNFKVTTPADLRLAEVLLGTGRIG, encoded by the coding sequence GTGAGGACCGCCGCGGTCATCGTGGCCGCCGGGTCGGGTGACAGGCTCGGAGCCGGGGTGCCCAAGGCCGTCGTGCCGGTGGCGGGCCTTCCGCTGGTCGCGTGGTCGGCCCGGGCGTTCCACGAGGCCCCCGAGGTGGAGTGCATCGTCATCGCCTGCCCGCCGGGTGGCGAGGACGACATGGCCGAGGCCGTCGCAGGCCATGCCGACGTGCACGCCATCGTGCCGGGGGGCAACAGGCGGCAGCGCTCGGTGGCTGCCGCGCTGGCGGTGGTGCCGGACGACGTCGAAGCCATCCTCGTGCACGACGCCGCGCGCCCGCTCATCACCCCCGCCCTGGTGTCGCGCCTCGTGGCACGGCTGCGCTCGGCCCCGGCGGTCATCGCCGCCGCGCCGGTGGCCGACACGCTCAAGCGCGGGGGGAAGTCGGGCACGGTCGAGGCCACGGTCGACCGCGCCGGGCTGTGGGGGGCACAGACCCCGCAGGCATTCCGGGCCGACACCCTGCGCTGGGTGTTCGCCGATGCCGACGACGCCGAGCTCGGGTCGGCCACCGACTGCGCGGGGATGGCCGAGCGCCGCGACGTGCAGGTGCTGCTTCACGACCCGGGCACGCCCAACTTCAAGGTGACCACGCCGGCCGATCTGCGGCTCGCCGAGGTGCTGCTGGGTACCGGCCGCATCGGGTAA
- a CDS encoding ATP-dependent Clp protease ATP-binding subunit translates to MFERFTERARQVVVLAQEEARTLKHNYIGTEHILLGLLREEEGLAARVLEGLEITVEEVRAQVIRIVGSGEEVTSGQIPFTPRAKKVLELALREALSLGHNYIGTEHILLGLVRENEGVAARILADFDADSEKIRNEIIRMLSGPGRRQGQGSGGGGGSTQSGDKKSSKLLDQFGRNLTKLAADGKLDPVVGRQKEIERVMQILARRTKNNPVLIGEPGVGKTAVVEGLAQRISSGQVPELLRGKQIYTLDLAALVAGSKYRGEFEERLKKVMKEIGQRGDIILFIDEIHNLVGAGAAEGAIDAASILKPALARGELQTVGATTLDEYRKYLERDSALERRFQQVKVDQPSIEETEQILRGLRDRYEDHHKVNITDAALEAASVLSDRYISERFLPDKAIDLIDEAASRMRIRTMTAPPSYRELEDEIETVRKDKEAAIEAQEFEKAANLRDTERRLTNKKRDLEEEWKADDAPRPSIGEEEIADIVSMWTGIPVFKLTEAETQKLLRMEDELHKRVIGQDAAITATSRAIRRARAGIKDPKRPAGSFIFLGPSGVGKTELARTLAEFLFGDEQALIQVDMSEYMEKHAVSRLVGSPPGYVGYDEGGQLTEQVRRKPYSVILLDEIEKAHPEVFNILLQILEDGRLTDAQGRQVDFRHAIVIMTSNIGASTITRSTPLGFSVAEEGGGMDYDDMKTRIMGELKKVFRPELINRIDEIIVFHQLSKDEIKQIIDLMLVRLQKQLSEQGVSIQLTDDAKDLLVEEGYDPAMGARPLRRAIQRLLEDPLADELLHGTLSEGLVIVVDRDGDTMVMERREAPGAPAAPEAVAVGVESDGDSE, encoded by the coding sequence ATGTTCGAACGCTTCACCGAGCGCGCCCGCCAAGTGGTCGTCCTGGCCCAGGAGGAGGCGCGGACCCTCAAGCACAACTACATCGGCACCGAGCACATCCTGCTCGGCCTGCTGCGCGAGGAGGAGGGCCTTGCGGCCCGGGTGCTGGAAGGCCTTGAGATCACGGTGGAGGAGGTGCGCGCCCAGGTGATCCGCATCGTCGGGTCGGGCGAGGAAGTCACCTCGGGCCAGATCCCGTTCACCCCGCGCGCGAAGAAGGTGCTGGAGCTCGCGCTGCGCGAGGCGCTGTCGCTGGGGCACAACTACATCGGCACCGAGCACATCCTGCTCGGCCTCGTGCGCGAGAACGAGGGCGTGGCCGCGAGGATCCTCGCCGACTTCGACGCAGACTCCGAGAAGATCCGCAACGAGATCATCCGCATGCTGTCGGGTCCGGGCCGCAGGCAGGGGCAGGGCAGCGGCGGGGGTGGCGGAAGCACGCAGTCGGGCGACAAGAAGTCGAGCAAGCTCCTCGACCAGTTCGGCCGCAACCTCACGAAGCTCGCCGCCGACGGCAAGCTCGACCCCGTGGTGGGCCGCCAGAAGGAGATCGAGCGGGTCATGCAGATCCTGGCCCGCCGCACCAAGAACAACCCGGTGCTCATCGGCGAGCCGGGCGTGGGCAAGACCGCTGTGGTCGAGGGCCTGGCGCAGCGCATTTCATCGGGGCAGGTGCCCGAGCTCCTGCGCGGCAAGCAGATCTACACGCTCGACCTCGCCGCCCTGGTGGCCGGGTCGAAGTACCGCGGTGAGTTCGAGGAGCGCCTCAAGAAGGTGATGAAGGAGATCGGCCAGCGCGGCGACATCATCCTGTTCATCGACGAGATCCACAACCTCGTGGGCGCCGGCGCCGCCGAGGGCGCGATCGACGCCGCGAGCATCCTCAAGCCCGCTCTGGCCCGCGGCGAGCTGCAGACCGTGGGCGCCACCACGCTTGATGAGTACCGCAAGTACCTCGAGCGCGACTCGGCCCTCGAGCGCCGCTTCCAGCAGGTGAAGGTGGACCAGCCCTCGATCGAGGAGACCGAGCAGATCCTGCGCGGGCTGCGCGACCGCTACGAGGACCACCACAAGGTGAACATCACCGACGCGGCCCTCGAGGCCGCCTCGGTGCTGTCCGACCGCTACATCTCGGAGCGGTTCCTTCCCGACAAGGCGATCGACCTCATCGACGAGGCCGCCAGCCGCATGCGCATCCGCACCATGACGGCCCCGCCGAGCTACCGCGAGCTCGAGGACGAGATCGAGACGGTGCGCAAGGACAAGGAAGCCGCCATCGAGGCGCAGGAGTTCGAGAAGGCCGCGAACCTGCGCGACACCGAGCGGCGCCTCACGAACAAGAAGCGCGACCTGGAAGAGGAGTGGAAGGCTGACGACGCCCCCCGCCCGAGCATCGGCGAGGAGGAGATCGCCGACATCGTCTCGATGTGGACGGGCATCCCGGTGTTCAAGCTCACCGAGGCCGAGACCCAGAAGCTCCTGCGCATGGAGGACGAGCTGCACAAGCGGGTCATCGGCCAGGACGCCGCCATCACGGCCACCAGCCGGGCCATCCGGCGCGCCCGCGCGGGCATCAAGGACCCCAAGCGGCCCGCCGGCTCGTTCATCTTCCTGGGCCCGTCGGGCGTGGGCAAGACCGAGCTCGCCCGCACGCTGGCCGAGTTCCTGTTCGGCGACGAGCAGGCGCTCATCCAGGTGGATATGTCCGAGTACATGGAGAAGCACGCGGTGTCGCGCCTCGTGGGATCCCCGCCCGGCTATGTCGGCTACGACGAGGGCGGCCAGCTCACCGAGCAGGTGCGCCGCAAGCCCTACTCGGTGATCCTGCTCGATGAGATCGAGAAGGCCCATCCCGAGGTGTTCAACATCCTCCTGCAGATCCTCGAGGACGGACGCCTCACCGATGCCCAGGGGCGCCAGGTGGACTTCCGCCACGCCATCGTGATCATGACGTCGAACATCGGCGCGTCCACCATCACCCGCTCCACCCCGCTGGGCTTCAGCGTGGCGGAGGAGGGCGGCGGCATGGACTACGACGACATGAAGACGCGCATCATGGGCGAGCTCAAGAAGGTGTTCCGCCCCGAGTTGATCAACCGCATCGACGAGATCATCGTCTTCCACCAGCTGTCGAAGGATGAGATCAAGCAGATCATCGACCTCATGCTGGTGCGGCTGCAAAAGCAGCTGTCGGAGCAGGGCGTGTCGATCCAGCTCACCGACGACGCCAAGGACCTGCTGGTGGAGGAAGGCTACGACCCGGCTATGGGCGCCCGCCCGCTGCGCCGGGCCATCCAGCGCCTGCTCGAGGACCCGCTCGCCGACGAGCTGCTCCACGGCACGCTGTCCGAGGGTCTGGTGATCGTGGTCGACCGTGACGGCGACACGATGGTGATGGAGCGCCGCGAGGCCCCCGGGGCCCCGGCCGCGCCAGAGGCCGTCGCCGTCGGCGTCGAGTCGGACGGCGACTCCGAGTAG
- a CDS encoding cysteine--tRNA ligase, translating to MTVRLHSTLTGRDEPLVPGDDGIVGIYACGPTVYARIHIGNARPFVVFSVLKRYLERRGMRARLVINITDVNDKIYDAARAEGIPSTELARRCTRQYVEDTDLLGLGRPDAEPLVTGCMGEIVALIADLVARDLAYAAGGDVYFRVRAFPRYGELSGRNPDDMTDTDPGDLKEDPLDFALWKGLKDGEDASWDSPWGPGRPGWHIECSAMAERELGTGFAVHGGGIDLVFPHHENEIAQSEGAHDAPFARIWMHNEMLELSDSKMSKSIGNIALLADVVDQWGADTVIAYFMQSHYRSRLPFSDERMQDAQAACRRIRNAVRALDRALDEPGEGNDAELAAAVVDARTRFVDAMDDDFGTPGAMAAIFDLVRAINQALERGRLAEGQLQEVRLELAGLLDMLGLAGLAEPAGDSGVPASVLDLLRRREDARAARDFAEADALRDAIAAQGFEVRDGPDGAEVVPAS from the coding sequence GTGACCGTGAGGCTCCACTCGACCCTGACCGGTCGGGATGAGCCCCTCGTGCCGGGTGACGATGGCATCGTCGGCATCTACGCGTGCGGGCCCACGGTGTACGCGCGCATCCACATCGGCAACGCCCGCCCCTTCGTGGTGTTCTCGGTGCTCAAGCGCTACCTCGAGCGCCGGGGCATGCGCGCGCGGCTGGTCATCAACATCACGGACGTCAACGACAAGATCTACGACGCCGCCCGGGCCGAGGGCATCCCGTCAACGGAGCTCGCTAGGCGCTGCACCCGGCAGTACGTCGAGGACACCGACCTGCTCGGCCTCGGACGCCCGGACGCCGAGCCGCTGGTCACCGGATGCATGGGGGAGATCGTGGCCCTCATCGCCGACCTGGTGGCGCGCGACCTCGCATACGCGGCGGGCGGCGACGTGTACTTCCGCGTGCGGGCGTTCCCGCGGTACGGCGAGCTGTCGGGGCGAAACCCCGACGACATGACCGATACCGACCCCGGTGACCTGAAGGAGGACCCCCTCGACTTCGCGCTCTGGAAGGGACTGAAGGATGGGGAGGATGCCTCATGGGACTCGCCCTGGGGCCCCGGGCGCCCGGGCTGGCACATCGAGTGCTCGGCCATGGCCGAGCGCGAGCTCGGCACCGGGTTCGCCGTGCACGGCGGGGGAATCGACCTGGTGTTCCCGCATCACGAGAACGAGATCGCCCAGAGCGAGGGGGCGCACGATGCGCCCTTCGCCCGCATATGGATGCACAACGAGATGCTCGAGCTCAGCGACAGCAAGATGAGCAAGAGCATCGGCAACATCGCGCTGCTCGCCGACGTGGTGGATCAGTGGGGCGCCGACACGGTGATCGCGTACTTCATGCAGAGCCACTACCGCTCGCGGCTGCCATTCTCGGATGAGCGCATGCAGGATGCCCAGGCGGCCTGCAGGCGCATCCGCAATGCCGTGCGCGCCCTCGACCGCGCGCTCGATGAGCCGGGCGAGGGCAACGACGCCGAGCTCGCGGCCGCCGTGGTGGATGCCCGCACGCGCTTCGTCGACGCCATGGACGACGACTTCGGCACCCCGGGCGCGATGGCCGCCATCTTCGACCTGGTGCGCGCCATCAACCAGGCGCTCGAGCGCGGTCGCCTGGCCGAGGGGCAGTTGCAGGAGGTGCGGCTCGAGCTCGCCGGCCTGCTCGATATGCTCGGGCTGGCGGGGCTGGCCGAGCCCGCGGGTGATTCCGGGGTGCCGGCCAGCGTGCTCGACCTGCTGCGCCGCCGCGAGGACGCCCGCGCGGCGCGGGACTTCGCCGAGGCCGATGCCCTGCGCGACGCCATCGCGGCGCAGGGCTTCGAGGTGCGCGACGGCCCCGACGGCGCCGAGGTCGTCCCGGCGTCATGA
- a CDS encoding histidinol phosphate phosphatase gives MLTDYHLHLQPDGPEAREADRHRWDADGGPRTAAWIGRYVDAARARAVDEIAITEHVHRFAEVRDWHPNPWWQAEATEDLGAHCAALSAARDAGLPVLIGIEMDWIPGREDDIRALLASQPFDIVLGSVHWLGDLAVDHPDYPCWDSLGPDETWGLYLDELVAAARSGLFDVLAHPDLPKVFGTPMPTSLGARRDDAIAAIAESGVAVECSSAGLRKPCAALYPDPDWLAALRAAGVPVTLSSDAHRPEDVARDYPTAVAALRGAGYETITRFRSREPEQVEIRWA, from the coding sequence GTGCTCACCGACTACCACCTCCACCTGCAGCCCGACGGCCCCGAGGCCCGCGAGGCCGATCGCCACCGCTGGGACGCCGACGGCGGGCCGCGAACTGCCGCGTGGATCGGCCGCTACGTGGATGCCGCCCGGGCGCGGGCGGTGGATGAGATCGCCATCACCGAGCATGTGCACCGGTTTGCCGAGGTGCGCGACTGGCACCCCAACCCCTGGTGGCAGGCCGAGGCCACGGAGGACTTGGGCGCCCACTGCGCGGCGCTGTCAGCGGCGCGGGATGCGGGCCTGCCCGTGCTGATCGGCATCGAGATGGACTGGATCCCGGGGCGCGAGGACGACATCCGCGCGCTGCTGGCCTCGCAGCCGTTCGACATCGTGCTGGGATCGGTGCACTGGCTGGGAGACCTGGCGGTAGACCACCCCGACTACCCGTGCTGGGACTCCCTCGGCCCCGACGAGACCTGGGGCCTGTACCTCGACGAACTGGTGGCCGCCGCGCGAAGCGGATTGTTCGACGTGCTGGCGCACCCCGATCTCCCCAAGGTGTTCGGCACGCCGATGCCGACCTCGCTGGGCGCCCGGCGCGACGACGCCATCGCGGCCATCGCCGAGTCGGGCGTGGCGGTGGAGTGCTCGTCGGCGGGGCTCCGGAAGCCCTGCGCGGCGTTGTACCCCGACCCCGACTGGCTCGCGGCATTGCGCGCGGCAGGTGTGCCGGTGACGCTCAGCAGCGACGCCCATCGCCCCGAGGACGTCGCGCGCGATTACCCCACGGCGGTCGCGGCGCTGCGCGGCGCGGGCTATGAGACCATCACGCGATTCCGGTCGCGCGAACCCGAGCAGGTGGAGATCCGATGGGCATGA